DNA sequence from the Sulfurimonas sediminis genome:
AATGCCCTTGTCTGGCCGACAATCTGGCCTTTGGCACTAAAAAATTTGGGGAAACACACAGCCAAAGGAAGTGCATTGCTCATTATGGCAATAGCCGGCGGAGCAGTTGTGCCACTTGTTTTTGGAAAAGTGGTACAACTGACACAGGATATGCCGATGTCTTATCTCATAGGCATTGTTTGTTATGCAATGATTCTGATGTATGGTGTAAAATGGCATAAAATGACAGCTTGGAGGAAATCATGGCAAAAGTAATAATATTCAGCGGTGCCGGAGTGAGTGCCGAGAGCGGAATTTCAACATTTCGAGACAGTGGCGGACTCTGGGAAAACTATAAAATCGAAGAGATTTGTTATGCCGGTTGTTTGGATTGGAATTATGATGAAACGATTGCATTTTATGACAAACGCAGAGAAGATATAAAAGATAAAAAACCAAATAAAGCACACAGCCAAATCAGCAGATTAAAAGAAAAGTATCCTAAGGACATAGCAGTAATCACGCAGAATGTAGACGATATGTTTGAGCGTGCAGGATGCAAAGAGGTCCTGCATCTGCATGGATTTTTACCTGAAATCAGGTGTGAAAACTGTGGTTTTATAGATAATATAGGCTATAAGAAATTAAATGAAGCATATGAAAACTGTCCGCAATGTTCAAATAAACTGCGCCCGAATATTGTCTTTTTTGCAGAACAGGCTC
Encoded proteins:
- a CDS encoding SIR2 family NAD-dependent protein deacylase; protein product: MAKVIIFSGAGVSAESGISTFRDSGGLWENYKIEEICYAGCLDWNYDETIAFYDKRREDIKDKKPNKAHSQISRLKEKYPKDIAVITQNVDDMFERAGCKEVLHLHGFLPEIRCENCGFIDNIGYKKLNEAYENCPQCSNKLRPNIVFFAEQAPKYQDLYKELQDCEMLVVIGTSGNVINTDAFLQGNNRYSILNNLEKSSAINDTLYSKVLYKKATLAIDEIVKDVEAFLKP